A window of the Helianthus annuus cultivar XRQ/B chromosome 4, HanXRQr2.0-SUNRISE, whole genome shotgun sequence genome harbors these coding sequences:
- the LOC110888585 gene encoding uncharacterized protein LOC110888585 encodes MVEKNNNLVTIKSGNTDQSSLPVIVASMYGRKRMVHYLYSKTPKHLLDPNNPDPKYRLDGVLLLNNLITADFYDIASELLKLFPKLGIMADHHDNYALHKLAHKPSAFASGSKFPYWKQWIYNCVCIHSPWEVDTKINTPGDHQDEFISHPSSLHQLGWIMLRLIVPDIKHLHDRKLVNDEASNLLGCIFKEIKGMKLLELERLEIDKAVHNAIKHGIIEFVEELLTYNPEFIWRKDKRGRTTFSHAIVLRQENIFSLFYRLGTKKSIVASRHDIFQNNFLHLAAKLSPPAQLERVSGAALQMQRELQWYKVAQSFSAVLQKKEVESLVPPNYKDQVNESHRKPATLFTQEHKDLAKEGEKWMKNTAGSSMIVGTLIAAVMFTTAFTVPGGNDEKSGLPIMLHTDSNVFMIFMISNGLSLFPSTTSVLMFLGILTARYAEDDFLVSLPTKLILGIACLFFPIVTMMISFATALYLELHKTLSWVSIPLILLSTFPVVLFSALQFPLLIEMVIRTYGSSIFDKHSKHASMIKKPQQYPPQQKNDDYSMKVEVIGDSSMNVCQHG; translated from the exons ATGGTGGAAAAGAATAACAATTTGGTTACTATAAAAAGTGGAAATACTGACCAGAGCTCCCTTCCTGTCATTGTGGCATCAATGTATGGTAGAAAGCGAATGGTTCACTATCTCTACTCTAAGACCCCAAAACACCTACTAGACCCAAATAACCCTGACCCGAAATACAGATTGGATGGTGTGTTGCTACTGAATAATTTGATCACCGCAGATTTCTACG ATATTGCTTCGGAGCTACTCAAGTTGTTCCCAAAGCTTGGCATCATGGCGGATCACCATGACAATTATGCTCTTCACAAATTAGCACATAAGCCTTCTGCATTTGCAAGTGGAAGCAAATTTCCATATTGGAAACAATGGATCTATAACT GTGTGTGTATACATTCTCCTTGGGAAGTTGACACCAAAATCAATACCCCTGGTGATCatcaagatgaattcatcagccACCCTAGCTCTCTACATCAGCTAGGTTGGATCATGCTACGGCTAATCG TACCCGATATCAAGCATTTGCATGACAGAAAGTTAGTAAATGATGAAGCAAGTAACCTCCTCGGCTGCATTTTCAAGGAGATAAAAGGCATGAAACTCTTAGAGCTTGAAAGATTGGAAATTGACAAGGCGGTGCACAATGCAATTAAGCATGGAATAATTGAGTTCGTAGAGGAACTATTAACATACAATCCTGAATTCATATGGAGGAAAGACAAAAGAGGAAGAACAACCTTTTCACATGCAATTGTTCTTCGCCAAGAAAATATATTCAGTCTTTTCTATAGATTGGGAACAAAGAAAAGCATAGTGGCAAGTCGACATGATATATTTCAGAATAATTTTCTACATCTTGCAGCGAAGCTCTCTCCTCCGGCTCAACTTGAGCGTGTTTCAGGAGCTGCCTTACAAATGCAGAGGGAACTGCAGTGGTATAAGGTAGCACAAAGTTTCTCTGCGGTGCTACAGAAAAAA GAGGTGGAAAGCTTAGTACCACCCAATTACAAAGATCAAGTGAATGAAAGCCACAGAAAGCCTGCCACTTTATTCACTCAAGAACACAAAGATCTCGCAAAAGAAGGCGAAAAATGGATGAAGAACACTGCAGGATCAAGTATGATTGTAGGAACTCTTATTGCTGCAGTCATGTTCACGACTGCCTTCACTGTACCCGGTGGGAATGACGAAAAAAGTGGCCTACCCATAATGTTACACACAGACAGTAACGTGTTCATGATATTCATGATATCAAATGGACTTTCTCTCTTTCCATCAACAACTTCTGTTTTGATGTTCCTAGGAATTCTCACCGCACGATACGCAGAGGATGATTTTCTTGTTTCCTTGCCCACCAAATTGATCCTTGGAATTGCATGCCTTTTCTTCCCTATAGTTACCATGATGATATCATTTGCTACTGCATTGTATCTTGAGCTCCATAAGACACTATCATGGGTCTCCATACCTCTTATTCTTCTATCTACTTTCCCCGTTGTTCTTTTCTCTGCACTTCAGTTTCCTCTCCTAATTGAAATGGTTATTCGTACATATGGATCTTCAATTTTTGACAAACATAGTAAACATGCCTCCATGATCAAGAAACCTCAGCAATACCCCCCACAACAAAAGAACGATGATTACTCGATGAAGGTGGAAGTTATTGGAGATTCGTCAATGAATGTCTGTCAGCATGGATAG
- the LOC110888586 gene encoding uncharacterized protein LOC110888586, translating to MLFEEEQSQEWQTKNAQALHAIQPACGSQAYSKYKKNTHVSAKFAWDHLAELGHIPTKHPEVTHKKDQDVSGEYTLFTGVEKHHLYEDLYNATEDDNMEGVNVILKREPNATTSIVSSHGYTALHIAILSGKIEIALDLVKKIPPEELEISNEFGAML from the exons ATGCTATTCGAGGAAGAGCAATCACAAGAATGGCAAACGAAGAACGCTCAGGCTTTGCATGCTATTCAACCCGCTTGTGGATCACAAGCTTACTCCAAGTATAAGAAGAATACACATGTCTCTGCTAAATTCGCTTGGGATCATTTGGCTGAATTGGGTCATATCCCAACGAAACATCCTGAGGTTACACATAAAAAAGATCAAGATGTTTCTGGTGAA TATACATTGTTCACAGGGGTTGAAAAGCACCATCTATATGAAGACCTATACAACGCTACTGAGGATGACAACATGGAAGGAGTGAATGTGATCCTTAAGAGGGAACCCAATGCTACAACATCAATTGTATCTTCACATGGATATACAGCTCTCCACATTGCAATCCTCTCTGGAAAAATAGAGATTGCACTAGACTTAGTGAAGAAGATACCCCCAGAAGAATTAGAAATTAGCAATGAGTTTGGggcaatgttgtag